The Prosthecobacter vanneervenii genomic sequence GCAGCGGGAGCAGGCGAGCATGAAGACATCCTGCCCGCACTCCACCTTGTTGGCCTCAGTCACCTCGCGGTGCTTTACATAGGTGGCGTGTTTCAGGATGCCTTCGCTTTGCAGGTAGGCGAGCTCATCCTTGTGAATGCCATTGGAGTACATGTACTCGCCGATGACCCAGGGCTTGCGCATGAACTCGCGGGCGCGCTCAAAGTGGCCGAGCATCCAGATGCCCATGATGCTGGGAATGAGGAGCGCCCAGCGCGGCACGGTGATGATGTCACTCAGGCCCACGAGGGCGATGAAGACAAAGGAAGCCACCGTCCAGCCGAGAAGCGTCTGAAACTGGCCGTGCCAGCTCATGAACTCCTGGGTGAGCAGGGCCACGGAGCTGTTGGCCTTCATGGTTTCAGGGACGCAGTTCCAGTACCAGGTGCCGAAGAGGAAAACGCCCAGCATGCTGACCAGCACCACATGGGACATGCGGTAGACGATCCAGCGACGAAGGCGCTGCGGGCGGTCATCTCGAGCGGAGGACTTTTTGGTGAAAAAGAATGCGGTGAACCAGATGAAGACGGCGGCCGTCATGAGGGCAAAGAAGGTGCGGAAGCCGAGCTGCGGGGCGTAGAGCGGGTTGGTCATCGCATCGATGAAGGCGCGGGTCTGATTCCACACGCCCGGCTTCATCATGAAGCCGAGCACGGCCACAATGAGAGCCATGGTGAGCCAGGACATGATGCTGAGCGCCATGCCGATGCGGATATGCTTCTTCTTTTTCTCCGGCGTATCCACCTTCTTCCAGCTCAGGAACCACCAGCAGATGAGCACGACCTCGCTGATGAAGACGAGCCACTCGGTGAACCAACCCCAAAAGAACACACGCAGAAGCGAGCCGATGGCGAAGGGAGCAAAGAGCGAGGTGGAAAGCCAGATGCCCACGCCCGTCATGGCTCCCACGGTGGTGGTGACGATGAAAACGATGAAAGTGATGCGATGGGCCAGCTGATCGATGTCAGGCCGGTTGTTTTTGTGCGCCCACCACTCCATCCAAGTTAGCAACGGGTAGGCGCCCACTGCCAGGGGGTGATTGATCAGCACGTGCAGGCTGGCGATGATGCCGATGATCAAACGGCCACCCGCCAGGTGATCCATGTAGAAAGAAGGGAAGTCCATGACGCCCTGTGGTTCGCACCGCAGGGGGCAAAGGAAATGCGGCAAATCCCCGCAGCAGTCATTTTGAACAAGACTGTCATACAAGCCGGAATCTCAGATCACTCACAACACATGATTTACTCCATGAAACGCTCTCTGCTGCTAACGGCCACCCTGTTCATGACTTCCTTTCCGTCTTTGGCCGATGAGGCGCTGGCGGCGAAAATGAAAGCGCTCTTTCCCAAGGCGGATGTGGATCATGATGGCCTGCTCTCCTCCACAGAGCAGGCGCAGGCGGCGGAGCATGTGAAGAAAGTGTATGGCGAGCAGTGGTCGCAGAAAATTCTGGGCATGTTTTCTCTGGCCGCGGCTGCGGACAAGACGGTGTCCACAGAAGCCTGGCTGAAGCAGGTGGCTGAAAACACGCGCGAAGTGGCCATGACGACGGAAAGAGTCGCCATGCGTGATGGAGTGAAGCTGGCCACAGACATCTACCTGCCCGCCGGGCCGGGGCCCTTTCCGGTGATTCTGGCGCGCACTCCCTACAACCGTGTGACGCACCACGAGAGCGCGCCGGGCTTTGCCAGAGACGGCTATGCTTTTGTGAATCAGGACATGCGTGGTCGTCATGCTTCTGAGGGCGAGAACCTGCCCTTCATCGGCTGCGGCTGGGGCGAGCATCAGGACGGTGTGGACACCATCGAGTGGATCAAAAAGCAGCCGTGGTGCAATGGGACCGTGGCCACCATCGGCGGGTCGGCGGGCGGAATCACGCAGAACTTGCTGGCCGGGGCGGTGCCTTCGGGATTGAAGGCCCAGTACATCCTGGTGGCTCCCTCGGACATGTATTCTGACGTGAGCTATATCGGCAGCGCCTTCCGCAAAGCGGATGTGGAGAACTGGACCACGGGGAACAAATTTGACCCCCGCGCGCTTGAGATCCACCGCTCTCATCCTTCCTACGATGACTACTGGCGTGCCAACGACACGCATACCCGGTTTGCCATGATGAACGTGCCTGCGGTGAATGTGGGCGGGTGGTTTGACATGTTTGCGCAGGGAACGATCGACCAGTTCATGGGCAGGCAGCATCAGGGCGGCGAGGGGTCCAAAGGCAGACAGAAGCTTATCATGGGGCCATGGCAGCATGCTGTTGGCAAGATGCCAGCCGGGGAGCTCACCTTTCCTGACGCCAATCGCATTCCGATCCAATACGACCCCGTCCGTTGGTTTGCTCACTATCTGAAAGGCGTGGATAATGGCATCGATAAGGAGCCTGCCGTGGCCTACTACGTGATGGGAGACACCAGCATGCCCGGTGCGCCAGGAAATGAATGGCGCTATGCAGACGACTGGCCGATCCCTGCGAAGGAGAAGCCGGTGTATCTCACTGCAGACAAAAAACTGACGCTGGGTGCTCCTGCGCAGGGCGACGCCTATCATGAGTATACCTTTGATCCAGCCAATCCCTGCCCCACCATCGGCGGGCAGAATCTCACCATCGCGCGCGGGTCCATGGATCAGCGCAAGGTGGAGAGCCGTGATGACGCGGTGGTCTTTACCAGCGAGCCGCTGGACAAGCCTGTGGAAGTGACCGGACGTCTCTGGGCCAAGATCTTTGTCTCCTCCAGTGCATTGGACACGGACCTCTCCGTGCGCATCTGCGATGTATATCCAGACGGCCGCAGCATGCTCATCACGGAAGGCATCCAGCGCCTGCGCTACCGCAAGTCGCGCGAGAAGCCTGAGCCGCTGACGCCCGGGCAGGTCGAGGAGGTCACGATCGACTGCTGGTCCACCAGCATTGTCTTCAATGCCGGGCACCGCGTGCGTGTGATGGTGACATCCAGCAACTACCCGCGTTTTGATGTGAACCCCGGCACC encodes the following:
- a CDS encoding cytochrome c; amino-acid sequence: MDFPSFYMDHLAGGRLIIGIIASLHVLINHPLAVGAYPLLTWMEWWAHKNNRPDIDQLAHRITFIVFIVTTTVGAMTGVGIWLSTSLFAPFAIGSLLRVFFWGWFTEWLVFISEVVLICWWFLSWKKVDTPEKKKKHIRIGMALSIMSWLTMALIVAVLGFMMKPGVWNQTRAFIDAMTNPLYAPQLGFRTFFALMTAAVFIWFTAFFFTKKSSARDDRPQRLRRWIVYRMSHVVLVSMLGVFLFGTWYWNCVPETMKANSSVALLTQEFMSWHGQFQTLLGWTVASFVFIALVGLSDIITVPRWALLIPSIMGIWMLGHFERAREFMRKPWVIGEYMYSNGIHKDELAYLQSEGILKHATYVKHREVTEANKVECGQDVFMLACSRCHSTTGLNSVLDKFSAMYGADKPWDSAGMALFIKGMHQTRTFMPPFPGNEKEAGALVAYIQQLRARPETLHGAQTEGITIAPPIKAPAMTAETQPQR
- a CDS encoding CocE/NonD family hydrolase, encoding MKRSLLLTATLFMTSFPSLADEALAAKMKALFPKADVDHDGLLSSTEQAQAAEHVKKVYGEQWSQKILGMFSLAAAADKTVSTEAWLKQVAENTREVAMTTERVAMRDGVKLATDIYLPAGPGPFPVILARTPYNRVTHHESAPGFARDGYAFVNQDMRGRHASEGENLPFIGCGWGEHQDGVDTIEWIKKQPWCNGTVATIGGSAGGITQNLLAGAVPSGLKAQYILVAPSDMYSDVSYIGSAFRKADVENWTTGNKFDPRALEIHRSHPSYDDYWRANDTHTRFAMMNVPAVNVGGWFDMFAQGTIDQFMGRQHQGGEGSKGRQKLIMGPWQHAVGKMPAGELTFPDANRIPIQYDPVRWFAHYLKGVDNGIDKEPAVAYYVMGDTSMPGAPGNEWRYADDWPIPAKEKPVYLTADKKLTLGAPAQGDAYHEYTFDPANPCPTIGGQNLTIARGSMDQRKVESRDDAVVFTSEPLDKPVEVTGRLWAKIFVSSSALDTDLSVRICDVYPDGRSMLITEGIQRLRYRKSREKPEPLTPGQVEEVTIDCWSTSIVFNAGHRVRVMVTSSNYPRFDVNPGTGQPWSEGGEKVKQTNRIYCDAEHPSRLIVPMPEMQKSSAE